A genomic stretch from uncultured Pseudodesulfovibrio sp. includes:
- a CDS encoding PilZ domain-containing protein produces MSKNKRRSTRVSAGFEAYVSIGDVVVPVATKNISLKGALLTGCDDCEPGTHCELHLPLSPGIRIVVDGTIIRHGKSESAMAFKEMDELSFTFLHRLVTLNANDPDNVDEELLQIFEKL; encoded by the coding sequence ATGTCCAAGAACAAACGTCGCAGCACACGAGTCTCGGCCGGTTTTGAAGCCTATGTCAGCATCGGCGACGTGGTTGTCCCCGTGGCCACCAAAAACATCAGTCTCAAGGGCGCACTCCTGACCGGATGTGACGATTGCGAACCAGGGACACATTGCGAACTCCATCTGCCTCTGTCGCCCGGTATCCGCATTGTCGTGGACGGAACAATCATCCGCCACGGCAAAAGCGAATCAGCCATGGCCTTCAAGGAAATGGATGAACTGAGTTTCACTTTCCTTCATCGTCTGGTCACGCTCAATGCAAATGACCCGGATAATGTCGATGAAGAGCTTCTGCAGATTTTTGAAAAGTTATAG
- a CDS encoding DMT family transporter yields MNFLTPGMQYMLLGTFLFSIGSLCVKLSGLHVPTTEILFVRGVVGVLLCWYILRRAGVGVFGKRKLALFLRGLLGFTSMLAEFYTIVHLPLADALVLLFSHPIVVALLGWFILRERLSKGSLVAVLISLVGVTVVCRPGILFGAKEAMDPFLLGVALLAVLLTSFAILTVRSLAKTEHPAVVMFYPPLFIALLAPLFAGEWVVPTVGEWCTMLGVAVFMNMGQYYMTRGYAIESAARISGVSSLEIVFAGMWGVMFLNEIPDVWTVLGGVLIVLGTVVLGRSARTEMVISPKFPLS; encoded by the coding sequence ATGAACTTCCTGACTCCCGGCATGCAATACATGCTCCTTGGCACCTTCCTTTTTTCCATCGGTTCGCTGTGCGTTAAGCTTTCGGGCTTGCATGTTCCGACCACGGAAATACTGTTTGTGCGCGGGGTGGTCGGTGTCTTGCTGTGCTGGTATATTTTGCGACGGGCCGGGGTCGGTGTGTTCGGCAAACGAAAGCTTGCACTCTTCCTGCGCGGATTGCTTGGTTTTACTTCCATGCTGGCGGAATTCTATACCATTGTGCATTTGCCGCTGGCGGACGCTTTGGTTCTGCTTTTTTCTCATCCGATAGTGGTGGCTCTTCTGGGATGGTTCATTCTGCGTGAACGTCTGTCAAAGGGCAGTCTCGTGGCTGTTTTGATCTCGCTGGTTGGTGTGACCGTGGTCTGTCGTCCCGGAATTCTGTTTGGAGCAAAGGAAGCCATGGACCCCTTCCTGCTTGGTGTCGCCCTGCTGGCAGTCTTGTTGACCTCGTTTGCCATCTTGACCGTACGGAGCCTGGCAAAAACCGAGCACCCGGCTGTCGTTATGTTTTATCCCCCGCTATTTATCGCGTTGCTTGCACCGCTTTTTGCGGGAGAATGGGTTGTGCCGACAGTGGGTGAGTGGTGCACGATGCTCGGAGTCGCCGTGTTCATGAATATGGGGCAATATTACATGACCCGAGGATATGCCATTGAGTCTGCCGCCCGCATCAGCGGTGTCTCCAGTCTTGAAATCGTTTTTGCCGGCATGTGGGGGGTGATGTTTCTTAATGAAATCCCGGATGTCTGGACCGTGCTTGGCGGGGTGCTCATTGTTCTGGGCACTGTCGTTTTGGGAAGGAGCGCGCGAACTGAAATGGTCATTTCACCGAAATTTCCCCTCTCCTGA
- the folD gene encoding bifunctional methylenetetrahydrofolate dehydrogenase/methenyltetrahydrofolate cyclohydrolase FolD produces the protein MILLDGKETAATIRAEIREEVDALGDKYGRKPGLAVVLVGEDPASQVYVRNKERACADCGIESIPHRLETASQLELEGLIQELNRDVNVDGILVQLPLPDGLDSQKILDLIDPDKDVDGFHPVNVGKMSLGLPGFKPCTPAGVINLLKRYDLDPACKKAVVIGRSNIVGKPLAMMLSQSGPCANATVTLCHSRTQDLKTECLEADFVFAAIGKPNFVTADMVKEGAVVVDVGINRTDEGLAGDCDFESLKDKVHAITPVPGGVGPMTIAQLMVNTLEAFKMHVGA, from the coding sequence ATGATTCTTCTGGACGGTAAGGAAACAGCGGCAACTATTCGAGCCGAGATCAGAGAAGAAGTGGACGCACTGGGTGACAAATATGGTCGCAAGCCTGGCCTGGCCGTCGTGCTGGTGGGCGAAGACCCGGCCAGCCAGGTATATGTTCGCAACAAGGAACGAGCCTGTGCCGATTGCGGCATTGAGTCCATCCCGCATCGTCTTGAAACAGCCAGCCAACTTGAATTGGAAGGGCTGATTCAGGAATTGAACCGCGATGTGAACGTTGATGGTATCCTGGTGCAGCTTCCCTTGCCTGACGGACTTGATTCCCAGAAAATTTTGGACCTTATCGACCCGGACAAGGATGTTGACGGATTTCACCCGGTTAACGTGGGCAAGATGTCCCTCGGACTGCCGGGCTTCAAACCATGTACGCCTGCCGGTGTCATCAATCTTTTGAAACGGTATGATCTGGACCCGGCCTGCAAGAAAGCCGTGGTCATCGGTCGTTCCAACATTGTGGGCAAACCTCTTGCCATGATGCTGTCCCAGAGCGGTCCCTGCGCCAACGCAACTGTTACCCTGTGCCATTCACGTACTCAGGATCTCAAGACTGAATGCCTGGAAGCCGATTTTGTATTCGCGGCGATCGGCAAGCCTAATTTCGTGACCGCCGATATGGTCAAGGAGGGTGCTGTTGTGGTGGATGTCGGCATCAACCGTACAGACGAAGGCCTGGCAGGTGATTGCGACTTTGAGTCCCTCAAGGACAAGGTTCACGCCATTACGCCGGTGCCCGGCGGTGTCGGTCCCATGACCATTGCCCAGTTGATGGTCAACACTCTTGAAGCTTTCAAGATGCACGTTGGCGCATAG
- the eno gene encoding phosphopyruvate hydratase, translated as MSTIVGVWAREILDSRGNPTIECEVLLESGVIGRAAVPSGASTGTREALELRDKEERYNGKGVQQAVENVRGEIAGAVIGMDAVRQVSLDYALIDLDGTENKDRLGANAMLGVSMAVARAGARFLGLPLYQHLGGMNAKLLPVPLMNIINGGEHAPNNLDIQEFMIMPLGAETFAEALRMGAEVFHNLKTILAKDGHVTSVGDEGGFAPNLKSHAEAFQYITRACEAAGYEPGKEIGFAIDAAASEFYKDGKYVLAGENKTFSSAELVDFYDDLASRFPLISIEDGFAESDWDGFALQTDKMGERVQLVGDDLFVTNPDILAEGIDKGICNSILIKLNQIGTVTETLDTIELAKCASYTNVVSHRSGETGDHFIADLAVGVNAGQIKTGSLCRSDRLEKYNQLLRIEEELGEDGIYYGPVLGGSFFDEE; from the coding sequence ATGAGTACCATCGTCGGCGTTTGGGCGCGTGAAATTCTCGATTCCCGCGGCAACCCCACCATCGAATGCGAAGTTTTGTTGGAATCCGGCGTCATTGGCCGGGCAGCCGTGCCTTCTGGCGCATCTACCGGGACCCGCGAGGCCCTGGAATTGCGTGACAAGGAAGAGCGTTATAACGGTAAAGGCGTACAGCAGGCCGTAGAGAACGTGCGCGGTGAAATTGCCGGAGCCGTCATCGGTATGGACGCTGTCCGTCAGGTCTCGCTTGACTACGCGCTCATTGACCTGGACGGCACCGAGAACAAGGATCGCCTTGGCGCCAACGCCATGCTTGGCGTGTCTATGGCTGTTGCCCGTGCAGGAGCCCGCTTCCTTGGCCTGCCTTTGTATCAGCATCTCGGCGGCATGAATGCAAAGCTGCTGCCTGTTCCTCTCATGAATATCATCAACGGTGGCGAGCACGCCCCGAACAACCTGGATATCCAGGAATTCATGATTATGCCTTTAGGTGCAGAGACCTTTGCTGAAGCTCTGCGTATGGGTGCTGAGGTTTTCCATAATCTCAAGACCATCCTGGCCAAGGACGGTCATGTCACCTCCGTTGGCGACGAAGGCGGATTCGCTCCGAACCTGAAATCCCACGCCGAAGCTTTCCAGTATATCACCCGCGCCTGTGAAGCCGCTGGCTACGAGCCTGGCAAGGAAATCGGTTTTGCCATTGATGCAGCCGCTTCCGAGTTCTACAAGGACGGCAAGTATGTCCTGGCCGGTGAGAACAAGACCTTCTCCTCAGCTGAACTGGTCGATTTCTACGATGATCTCGCTTCCCGGTTCCCGCTCATCTCTATTGAAGACGGCTTTGCCGAATCGGACTGGGACGGCTTTGCCCTCCAGACCGACAAGATGGGCGAACGTGTTCAGCTCGTGGGTGACGACCTGTTTGTCACCAATCCTGATATTCTGGCTGAGGGTATCGACAAGGGTATCTGCAACTCCATCCTGATCAAGCTCAACCAGATCGGCACTGTGACCGAGACGCTGGACACCATTGAACTTGCCAAGTGCGCCAGTTACACCAACGTGGTGTCGCACCGCTCCGGCGAAACCGGCGATCACTTCATCGCTGACCTGGCCGTAGGTGTGAATGCCGGACAGATCAAGACCGGCTCTTTGTGCCGCTCGGATCGTTTGGAAAAATACAACCAGCTTTTGCGCATTGAAGAAGAGCTCGGTGAGGACGGCATCTATTACGGCCCCGTTCTCGGCGGCAGTTTCTTCGACGAAGAATAG
- a CDS encoding type III pantothenate kinase produces the protein MGKILLFDAGNTNTKLCLADDHGLGESYTLPTRPANTDDDWGLKIESILLREDVDPTDIEACVISSVVPPLDPLISRMARRFLNCEAIFAARDLPIDLENEYARPEQVGADILVGCYSARMTYDNKNLIVIDFGTATTLACIQNTAFKGGLICPGVLSSAAALAGGTAKLPKVDLTVSSEVLMWGQSTEECLNQGLVFGFASMIDGLVDKLSIQLKDPFVVATGGLSRTIAQVSDTIDELRPDLVMEGLWMAYFNR, from the coding sequence ATGGGCAAGATACTGCTTTTTGATGCCGGAAATACCAATACCAAACTTTGTTTGGCAGACGACCACGGACTGGGTGAGAGTTATACCCTGCCAACTCGTCCGGCGAATACCGATGACGATTGGGGGCTCAAGATCGAGTCCATTCTGTTGCGAGAGGATGTTGATCCGACTGACATTGAAGCGTGTGTCATCTCAAGTGTTGTGCCGCCGCTTGATCCGCTGATCTCCCGTATGGCGCGGCGTTTCCTTAACTGTGAGGCTATCTTTGCCGCCCGTGATCTTCCCATCGATCTGGAGAACGAATATGCCCGCCCCGAACAGGTGGGCGCAGATATTCTGGTCGGGTGCTATTCGGCGCGCATGACGTATGACAACAAGAATCTTATCGTTATTGATTTTGGCACGGCCACCACGCTGGCCTGTATTCAGAACACGGCATTCAAGGGCGGTCTCATCTGTCCGGGTGTCCTGTCATCTGCCGCAGCATTGGCCGGAGGCACAGCAAAACTCCCTAAAGTGGATTTGACAGTGTCAAGCGAAGTCCTCATGTGGGGTCAATCGACAGAAGAGTGTCTCAATCAGGGGCTTGTCTTTGGATTTGCGTCAATGATAGATGGCCTTGTCGACAAACTTTCGATCCAATTGAAAGACCCCTTTGTGGTCGCCACGGGCGGACTGTCCCGTACCATCGCGCAGGTTTCCGATACCATCGACGAACTCCGTCCAGACCTGGTTATGGAAGGGTTGTGGATGGCGTACTTCAATCGCTAG
- a CDS encoding Cache 3/Cache 2 fusion domain-containing protein, translating into MKIGYKITFLGTALIGLTVGCIVAILLWQSGNMQETLTKSFDKQARHEVELAVVDAGNMLATQHATLAKQLQNDMNVALDIVQRNGGFQLLDETVDWKAVNQISKNASTVTLSKMALGSEWLGQNADPNIPTPMVDELMKLTGTTCTVFQTMNTQGDLLRVATNILKTDGNRAVGTFIPSSSIVAQTVKSGETFRGTAFVVNAWYLTQYRPIKDASGVVIGCVYVGILQEGVQELRQGIKSVVLGDTGFLSVLGGPGTGEGEVKMHKDASLEGQSLLQKTDAEGNTVYKELIEAAKARDGKPVTKMVMLAESGASAPRSILLSATYFKPWNWVIMGTGYVEEFLEGKRVADAALSNTTWWTIFIGVVMLVVGVLVFFIFASKMSKSIGKAVSIMSEISQGNLDVPALDAETGRSRDELDELGDSVNDMGERLREIVYKVQSSAQSVTQGSAELANTSQSISEGASNQAASVEEVSASMEQMTANIQQNTDNAQQTEGIARQAAGDASAGGESVTRTVEAMRQIADKIAIVEEIARQTNLLALNAAIEAARAGEHGKGFAVVAAEVRKLAERSGVAAAEISGLSVNSMDIAEQAGKMLEKMVPDITRTAELVLEISTASHEQTTGSSQIKNAILELDRVVQQNSAESEELAASSEELAGHAAQLQQVIGFFRLRGGGAPATSVSVSRASSPRPLPSSAPKATPKSSGMDLDMGEDDSGFERF; encoded by the coding sequence ATGAAAATTGGGTATAAGATAACATTTCTTGGCACAGCCCTCATCGGTCTTACTGTAGGATGTATCGTTGCTATTCTGTTGTGGCAGAGTGGCAACATGCAGGAAACGTTGACCAAAAGTTTTGACAAGCAGGCTCGGCACGAAGTCGAATTGGCGGTTGTTGATGCTGGAAATATGTTGGCGACCCAGCATGCCACTTTGGCAAAGCAATTACAGAATGATATGAATGTCGCTCTTGATATTGTTCAACGAAACGGTGGGTTTCAGCTTTTGGATGAAACTGTGGACTGGAAAGCCGTCAACCAGATTTCAAAAAATGCATCAACTGTAACGCTCTCAAAAATGGCTCTCGGATCGGAATGGCTCGGCCAGAATGCTGACCCGAATATTCCAACGCCCATGGTCGATGAACTCATGAAGCTGACAGGGACTACCTGTACAGTCTTCCAGACCATGAATACACAGGGCGACCTGTTGAGGGTGGCAACCAATATTCTCAAGACCGATGGCAATCGTGCCGTCGGAACCTTCATTCCCAGCTCAAGTATCGTGGCGCAAACCGTCAAGTCGGGGGAAACCTTCCGAGGTACCGCCTTTGTCGTCAATGCATGGTATCTGACGCAGTATAGACCCATCAAGGATGCGTCCGGTGTTGTTATCGGGTGTGTGTACGTGGGAATATTGCAGGAAGGCGTTCAGGAACTTCGACAGGGTATCAAGTCCGTTGTACTTGGCGACACCGGGTTCCTGTCCGTTCTCGGTGGTCCGGGCACGGGCGAGGGCGAAGTCAAGATGCATAAGGATGCGTCGTTGGAAGGGCAAAGCCTGCTTCAAAAGACGGATGCCGAGGGTAATACTGTCTATAAGGAATTGATTGAAGCTGCCAAGGCACGTGATGGAAAGCCTGTCACCAAGATGGTCATGCTTGCCGAAAGCGGTGCATCTGCTCCGCGTTCCATCCTCTTGAGTGCGACCTATTTCAAGCCCTGGAACTGGGTTATCATGGGGACTGGCTATGTGGAGGAATTCCTTGAAGGTAAGCGGGTTGCAGATGCGGCCCTGAGCAACACCACATGGTGGACCATTTTTATCGGTGTGGTCATGTTGGTAGTCGGCGTGCTGGTTTTCTTTATTTTTGCCAGCAAGATGAGCAAATCCATCGGTAAGGCCGTGTCCATTATGTCCGAAATTAGTCAGGGCAATCTGGATGTTCCCGCTCTTGACGCCGAGACAGGTCGATCCAGGGACGAGCTTGATGAATTGGGTGACTCTGTCAACGACATGGGTGAGCGGCTTCGTGAGATCGTATATAAAGTCCAATCTTCCGCGCAGAGTGTGACGCAGGGCAGTGCGGAACTGGCGAACACTTCGCAGTCGATCTCCGAGGGGGCGTCCAACCAGGCTGCCTCTGTTGAAGAAGTCTCTGCTTCCATGGAACAAATGACCGCCAATATTCAACAGAACACGGATAACGCCCAGCAAACGGAAGGCATAGCGCGTCAGGCCGCAGGAGATGCTTCTGCGGGAGGCGAATCCGTTACCCGGACCGTCGAGGCTATGCGTCAGATCGCGGACAAGATAGCCATTGTCGAGGAAATTGCCCGTCAGACCAATCTGCTTGCACTCAATGCGGCCATCGAGGCTGCACGAGCCGGTGAACACGGCAAGGGATTCGCGGTTGTTGCCGCCGAAGTGCGGAAGCTGGCAGAGCGAAGCGGTGTGGCTGCCGCAGAAATCAGTGGGCTTTCCGTCAACAGTATGGATATCGCTGAACAGGCCGGAAAAATGCTGGAAAAAATGGTTCCGGATATTACCCGGACAGCCGAACTTGTCTTGGAGATATCTACAGCCAGTCATGAGCAGACCACAGGCTCATCACAAATCAAGAATGCCATTCTCGAACTTGATCGTGTGGTGCAGCAGAACTCGGCAGAATCTGAAGAACTGGCCGCTTCCTCTGAAGAACTGGCCGGTCATGCTGCCCAACTTCAACAGGTTATCGGTTTCTTCAGACTTCGTGGCGGAGGAGCTCCTGCAACGTCGGTCAGTGTCTCCCGGGCATCATCGCCCAGACCTTTGCCGTCGTCCGCACCTAAGGCGACACCCAAGTCGTCTGGTATGGACCTGGATATGGGAGAAGACGACAGTGGATTTGAACGCTTCTAA
- a CDS encoding cytochrome ubiquinol oxidase subunit I, translated as MEYPIWQLTTLAGGFWIAFIATIHVYVAHFAVGGGLFLVLTEQAAYRTNNIHLLEWAKKHTRFFLLLTMAFGGVSGVAIWFTIALIAPEATITLIHQFVFGWAAEWVCFLGEIVALIIYYYTWNTMNRRDHMIVGWLYFIFGWFSLFLINGIIGFMLTPGDWLQTKDFWDGFFNPSFWPSLVFRTFFSAACAGLFGFVTATRIKDDDTRMLAVRSCSVWTTLGVLAVIVSGWWYIAALPAGQYEMVMFKSHRVAGFMQWFWMFSLATLIGGLLLAIRAPRLISFPLALVVLLAGQGLFGSFEFVREAGRKPYLIWDTVYSTSIVKAHMPVINQNGAIASAKWAPPEIKEGITEDNWKQAGSFLYQLECSACHSIGGPMNDIRKRTAMFNTNGLDALLTGMGKLNKYMPPFAGTPEERMILARYITEELNGKAPMDPVELPELDAVEPVAFGSDTSEYVLTAWCARGAGFYAQSDKWTLLPPSNTLRAQLVLRGPGPERVLENVVITYQVENGFKGEPLSGTLALNEEFERFEAKLAIQSNSNGEYNPLPVIDLEARNDAGEILATARVALPTSDQMGCLNCHGGEWAQGDSGVASTTVEHILVVHDRMNRTDLSQRKGVIECASCHDDPMQDKDGENSRLNLSAAIHGIHAVYLAGREADDSCLKCHPTSTLRGQHDLGGFVCTDCHGAMEDHAISLLKAEKDQSIPGADKLLSLIIPRTLGNQDAINPRTPWLNEPDCLTCHVDFQPPETDSAFNTWTDGPAALYAARRDDMDAMHCGACHGSPHAIYPASERDNVMPLQYIDEARAFGGNGNCAVCHGEAMEDAVHHPGMGLQ; from the coding sequence ATGGAATATCCCATCTGGCAACTCACGACTCTGGCCGGCGGCTTCTGGATCGCCTTTATTGCAACCATCCACGTCTACGTGGCCCACTTCGCCGTAGGTGGCGGATTGTTCCTCGTCTTGACTGAACAGGCGGCGTATCGCACCAATAACATCCACCTGCTCGAATGGGCCAAAAAACACACCCGTTTCTTCCTGCTGCTGACCATGGCCTTCGGCGGTGTGTCCGGCGTAGCCATCTGGTTCACCATCGCACTCATAGCTCCAGAAGCAACCATTACGCTCATCCACCAATTCGTATTCGGGTGGGCTGCGGAGTGGGTCTGCTTCCTCGGCGAAATCGTCGCACTCATTATCTATTACTACACCTGGAACACCATGAACCGCCGCGACCACATGATCGTAGGCTGGCTCTACTTCATCTTTGGCTGGTTCTCCCTGTTCCTCATCAACGGCATTATCGGGTTCATGCTCACCCCCGGCGACTGGTTACAAACCAAGGACTTCTGGGATGGTTTCTTCAACCCATCATTCTGGCCTTCACTGGTCTTCCGTACTTTCTTCAGCGCGGCCTGCGCCGGTCTCTTCGGATTTGTCACTGCCACGCGCATAAAGGACGACGACACCCGGATGCTCGCTGTCCGTTCCTGCTCGGTCTGGACCACCCTCGGTGTGCTGGCCGTTATTGTCTCCGGGTGGTGGTACATTGCCGCCCTGCCTGCCGGACAGTACGAGATGGTCATGTTCAAGTCCCATCGTGTCGCCGGGTTCATGCAATGGTTCTGGATGTTTAGTCTGGCAACACTCATAGGCGGACTGTTGCTCGCCATCCGCGCTCCCCGACTCATCAGCTTCCCGCTGGCTCTGGTCGTGCTTCTGGCCGGACAAGGGCTTTTCGGTTCGTTCGAATTCGTTCGTGAAGCCGGACGCAAGCCGTACCTCATCTGGGACACGGTCTATTCCACATCCATCGTCAAGGCGCACATGCCGGTCATCAATCAGAACGGCGCCATTGCCTCGGCGAAATGGGCACCGCCTGAAATCAAGGAAGGCATCACCGAAGACAATTGGAAACAGGCCGGTTCGTTCCTGTACCAGCTTGAATGTTCCGCCTGTCATTCCATCGGTGGCCCCATGAACGACATCCGCAAACGCACGGCCATGTTCAACACCAATGGCCTGGACGCCTTGCTCACGGGTATGGGCAAACTCAATAAATACATGCCACCCTTTGCCGGAACCCCGGAAGAACGAATGATATTGGCCCGATACATCACCGAAGAACTGAACGGTAAAGCTCCTATGGACCCGGTTGAACTTCCGGAACTGGACGCAGTGGAGCCTGTGGCCTTCGGCTCGGACACCTCTGAATATGTGCTTACCGCATGGTGCGCACGGGGTGCCGGTTTCTATGCCCAGAGCGACAAGTGGACGCTGCTGCCTCCCTCCAACACGTTGCGCGCCCAGCTCGTCTTGCGCGGTCCCGGCCCCGAACGTGTCCTCGAAAATGTCGTCATCACCTATCAGGTAGAAAACGGCTTCAAAGGCGAACCGCTGTCAGGCACACTCGCCCTCAATGAAGAGTTTGAACGATTTGAAGCAAAGCTCGCCATTCAGTCCAACAGCAACGGCGAATACAATCCGCTGCCCGTCATTGACCTCGAAGCGCGCAACGACGCCGGAGAGATTCTGGCCACCGCCAGAGTGGCTCTGCCCACTTCCGACCAAATGGGATGCCTCAATTGTCATGGAGGCGAATGGGCACAGGGCGATTCAGGAGTGGCTTCGACCACGGTCGAGCACATTCTGGTCGTACATGACCGCATGAACCGTACAGATCTCTCTCAACGCAAAGGCGTTATCGAGTGTGCCTCCTGTCATGACGACCCGATGCAGGATAAGGACGGCGAAAATTCGCGGCTCAATCTGTCCGCCGCCATTCACGGCATTCATGCTGTCTACCTCGCCGGACGCGAAGCCGATGATTCCTGTCTCAAATGTCACCCGACATCCACCCTGCGCGGTCAGCATGATCTCGGCGGATTCGTCTGCACCGACTGCCACGGAGCCATGGAAGATCACGCCATCTCTCTACTCAAGGCCGAAAAGGATCAATCAATTCCCGGTGCGGACAAACTGCTCAGTCTCATCATCCCGCGCACTCTGGGCAACCAGGACGCCATCAATCCGCGCACCCCGTGGTTGAACGAGCCGGATTGCCTGACATGTCACGTGGACTTCCAACCACCGGAAACCGACTCCGCCTTCAATACATGGACCGATGGCCCGGCGGCCCTCTATGCCGCACGGCGAGATGATATGGACGCCATGCACTGCGGAGCCTGTCACGGCAGCCCGCATGCCATATACCCCGCGTCCGAACGCGACAATGTCATGCCGCTCCAGTACATAGACGAGGCACGAGCCTTCGGCGGCAACGGCAACTGCGCCGTCTGCCACGGCGAGGCCATGGAAGACGCAGTCCACCACCCCGGCATGGGATTGCAATAG
- a CDS encoding HD domain-containing protein: MSQPFKDAVGFCKTIMRNGYDAYVINVRLQALTLDETGNEKELDICTEAGLSELQKYFPNLEESQDKGILGYLIEGGVKYYFYPADVTEASYTDEVVSTMTPRLLKRLEQRGDIPLSAVCPFIPKAKDMYADFADFSEGKIRFKGVPDQALKKDYSLAYRALRFAANFDKEIEANSWIAIVRNARRVLDYVPMSDFLDEWRKVEAEAMYKFFRLLFDSMLLHGLIPEIAALSRVHQIKNPEEGTEETVLEHTFDVMKAYPEELPYDWYGTVACLFHDVGKLYTAEFYEEKWNFLQHHRVGAKVSRKILKRLRFEEQDIDLVSELVQNHMRPHFMLTDKGIRRLRSLDEYPRIMEMVKADIKARGASWREFNHNLKMAERADIPEDEIEPFMDGNRIMTLTGLKPGPIVGQIRDELLKAQIADDVVTDEDAEKFVIDYVNKNQCKGTTC; encoded by the coding sequence ATGAGTCAGCCTTTCAAAGATGCTGTCGGCTTTTGTAAAACCATCATGCGCAACGGATATGATGCGTATGTAATAAATGTTCGCCTCCAGGCTCTGACCTTGGACGAGACGGGCAACGAAAAAGAACTCGACATTTGCACCGAGGCCGGTCTTTCCGAGCTTCAGAAATATTTTCCCAATCTTGAAGAGTCTCAGGACAAGGGCATTCTTGGGTATTTGATTGAAGGCGGCGTGAAGTATTACTTCTACCCTGCTGACGTCACCGAGGCCTCCTATACGGACGAAGTCGTGTCTACAATGACGCCGCGATTGTTGAAGCGGTTGGAGCAGCGCGGAGATATCCCCTTGTCCGCTGTTTGTCCGTTCATCCCCAAGGCCAAGGACATGTACGCCGACTTCGCGGACTTTTCCGAAGGCAAAATCCGCTTCAAGGGCGTCCCGGATCAGGCTCTCAAAAAGGATTATTCTCTGGCCTACCGCGCTCTGCGTTTCGCGGCCAACTTCGACAAGGAAATCGAAGCCAACTCCTGGATTGCCATTGTGCGCAATGCCCGGCGGGTGCTTGACTACGTGCCCATGTCCGACTTTCTGGATGAATGGCGCAAGGTCGAGGCCGAAGCCATGTATAAGTTCTTCCGACTGCTCTTTGATTCCATGCTCCTGCATGGTCTGATCCCTGAGATTGCGGCACTGTCCCGTGTCCACCAGATCAAAAATCCTGAAGAGGGCACCGAAGAGACCGTGCTTGAGCACACTTTTGACGTGATGAAGGCCTACCCCGAAGAACTGCCTTACGACTGGTATGGCACCGTGGCGTGCCTGTTCCATGATGTGGGCAAGCTGTATACGGCAGAGTTTTACGAAGAAAAGTGGAACTTCCTTCAGCATCACCGCGTGGGAGCCAAAGTGTCCCGTAAAATCCTCAAGCGTCTGCGCTTTGAGGAGCAGGACATCGATCTTGTCAGTGAATTGGTTCAGAACCATATGCGTCCGCATTTCATGCTCACAGACAAGGGCATCCGCCGCCTTCGTTCTCTGGATGAATACCCGCGCATCATGGAAATGGTCAAAGCTGACATTAAGGCCCGTGGTGCTTCCTGGCGTGAGTTCAATCACAACCTCAAGATGGCTGAACGCGCCGACATCCCGGAAGACGAGATCGAGCCGTTCATGGACGGCAACCGGATCATGACTCTGACAGGTCTCAAGCCTGGTCCCATCGTCGGTCAGATTCGCGACGAACTGCTCAAAGCACAGATCGCGGATGACGTTGTCACCGACGAAGACGCCGAGAAATTTGTCATCGATTATGTCAATAAGAACCAATGCAAAGGCACGACGTGCTAG